One stretch of Riemerella columbina DNA includes these proteins:
- a CDS encoding MATE family efflux transporter translates to METCVTYFRIRVWGFPLTLTAFTLFGIFQGLQNTSIAMKISILGGVLNLILDVLLVFVFHWNVEGIAAASLLAQGVICFLAMRFLLQKTPFGIYRIFPIHPDFSRAMSMSFDLFLRTLALNFALFLAMRFATLLGSHGDDRYVAAHALLVQLWLFSSYFLDGYAHAGTAISGKLLGVADYTRLRHLVVDLLKIMLGIGVMLGGVYYVFREPLVAFLTVSPRVQTAFLSVFWVVACMQPLNAVAFLMDGIYKGISETKILRNVLTTAVFLAFIPALLAFYYQGWGLLGIWLSFAIWMLYRGGLLSLYFFLKYLKSKE, encoded by the coding sequence TTGGAAACCTGCGTAACATATTTTCGCATTCGGGTGTGGGGCTTTCCGCTCACGCTCACGGCTTTTACCTTGTTCGGGATTTTTCAAGGTTTGCAAAATACTTCTATCGCAATGAAAATCAGTATTTTGGGCGGTGTGCTTAATCTGATTTTAGATGTGCTATTGGTCTTCGTTTTTCATTGGAATGTGGAGGGCATTGCTGCAGCGAGCCTCTTGGCACAAGGCGTTATTTGTTTTTTGGCGATGCGATTTTTGCTCCAGAAAACCCCGTTTGGCATCTATCGGATTTTTCCTATTCACCCCGATTTTTCCCGTGCGATGTCCATGAGTTTTGACTTATTTTTGCGGACTTTGGCACTCAATTTCGCCCTATTTTTAGCGATGCGTTTTGCCACTTTGTTAGGCTCTCACGGCGATGATCGCTATGTGGCTGCCCACGCGCTGTTGGTGCAATTGTGGCTATTTTCGTCCTATTTTTTAGATGGTTATGCCCACGCAGGAACCGCCATTTCTGGGAAATTATTGGGAGTGGCGGACTATACACGACTGCGGCATTTGGTGGTAGATTTGCTTAAAATAATGTTAGGCATCGGCGTGATGTTGGGCGGTGTTTATTATGTATTTCGGGAGCCGCTGGTGGCATTTCTCACGGTATCGCCAAGGGTGCAAACGGCATTTTTATCGGTGTTTTGGGTGGTGGCGTGTATGCAGCCGCTCAATGCCGTGGCATTTTTGATGGACGGCATTTACAAAGGCATCAGCGAGACCAAAATCCTCCGCAATGTGCTGACCACAGCGGTATTTTTGGCATTTATCCCCGCCTTGTTGGCGTTTTATTACCAAGGTTGGGGCTTGCTCGGCATTTGGTTGAGTTTTGCCATTTGGATGCTCTACCGAGGCGGCTTGCTCAGCCTTTATTTCTTCTTAAAGTACTTAAAATCAAAAGAGTAG
- a CDS encoding outer membrane beta-barrel family protein — protein sequence MKKYIVTIAVFAFGVMAAQEKKDSLNLEKEIEAIELKAQKKLIERKADRLIFNVKDAVSVIGGDATDALKATPGVRIQNEQIQLVGKGNVRVMVNDKILVLSGEDLTNYLKSISADNIEKIEVITTPPAKYDAEGNSGLINIQLKSQRSDNWNTTLRSSYTQAHYANFNHGVGFNYKKNKLAVLADLGYMHGNALYTNDIHYDYPHYQWHQELFEPTRYYKFSPLLNLTYDISEKSSVGMQFLGGFSNGYTDLFADSYAHDYTQHRLLKQNNTQGIKDKTPQNLSLNLNYTQKLDNSGKKWSIDADIFQRKTKEKNPFSSVFYDWENGTIDGQYARNTADQDLTNYSLKTDVELPLSWATLSTGAKATTTHTKNRVGIHFYDAQTHLPRTEQDDHFEYTETTEALYLSANRSFGEKWEAQAGIRAEATQTKGYSVTLNNTVNRDYIKLFPTLYLLYKPTENHQISLKYNRRIRRPYFQSLNPARWYHDLRSYTTGNPFLQPTFTHSISLDYGYKSWFNASFSYAKIQDEIRQISIHTISNDSSIMRHENYANSSYFSTFIDLNFKPFRWWDLQGSFYAYYSESKPYVAIYTLSKYSGWEAGTQLQNTFTLNADKTLMASAYFSYDFPAKSEGLKTAYSSFNLGIKYLAFNKKLILGLNIEDIFRTNHYTYIETTQGIRQSFAQYYDNAQRIRFSLKYQFGNNKIRLNSHRSGNEEEKNRAN from the coding sequence ATGAAAAAATACATCGTTACTATTGCCGTGTTCGCTTTTGGAGTTATGGCAGCGCAAGAGAAAAAAGACAGCCTCAACCTTGAAAAAGAAATAGAAGCCATAGAGCTCAAGGCTCAGAAAAAACTCATTGAACGCAAAGCCGACCGCCTGATTTTCAATGTGAAAGATGCCGTGAGCGTAATTGGCGGTGATGCAACCGATGCACTAAAAGCCACCCCTGGGGTGCGGATTCAAAATGAACAAATCCAACTGGTGGGCAAAGGGAATGTCCGTGTGATGGTGAATGATAAAATACTGGTACTCAGTGGCGAAGACTTGACCAATTACCTCAAATCCATTTCGGCGGATAATATAGAAAAGATTGAAGTGATCACCACGCCGCCTGCCAAATACGATGCCGAGGGCAATAGCGGCCTTATCAACATCCAACTGAAATCCCAACGCTCGGACAACTGGAATACCACCCTCCGCTCCTCGTATACACAGGCGCATTATGCCAATTTTAACCACGGTGTGGGCTTCAATTATAAGAAAAATAAACTCGCTGTATTGGCAGATTTGGGTTATATGCACGGTAACGCCCTATATACCAATGACATTCATTACGATTATCCGCACTACCAATGGCATCAGGAACTTTTTGAGCCCACCCGATACTACAAATTCAGCCCTTTGCTCAACCTCACTTACGATATTTCCGAAAAAAGTAGCGTAGGAATGCAGTTCCTCGGCGGGTTTAGCAACGGTTATACGGACCTTTTTGCCGATAGTTATGCCCACGATTATACCCAGCACCGCCTTCTGAAACAGAACAATACGCAAGGCATTAAGGACAAAACACCCCAAAACCTCTCCCTCAACCTCAATTATACCCAAAAATTGGACAACTCGGGGAAGAAATGGAGCATAGATGCCGATATATTTCAGCGCAAAACAAAGGAGAAAAATCCGTTTAGCAGTGTGTTCTACGATTGGGAAAATGGCACTATCGATGGGCAATACGCCCGCAATACCGCCGACCAAGACCTCACCAACTATTCCCTGAAAACCGATGTGGAACTGCCGCTCTCTTGGGCTACCCTTTCCACTGGGGCTAAGGCGACCACTACGCATACCAAAAACCGGGTGGGCATTCATTTTTACGATGCTCAGACCCACCTGCCACGCACCGAGCAAGACGACCATTTTGAGTACACCGAAACCACCGAAGCCCTCTACCTTAGTGCCAACCGTTCTTTTGGCGAAAAATGGGAAGCTCAAGCGGGCATTCGGGCAGAAGCCACGCAGACCAAAGGCTATTCTGTAACGCTCAACAACACCGTGAATCGGGATTATATCAAACTATTTCCCACGCTCTATTTGCTCTATAAACCTACTGAAAATCATCAGATTAGCCTCAAATACAACCGCCGTATCCGGAGACCCTATTTCCAAAGCCTCAACCCTGCCCGCTGGTACCACGATCTCCGCTCTTATACCACAGGAAATCCGTTTCTGCAGCCTACTTTCACCCATAGCATCAGTTTAGATTATGGCTACAAAAGTTGGTTCAATGCATCGTTTTCTTATGCGAAAATACAAGATGAAATTCGGCAAATTTCAATCCATACAATCAGCAATGACAGCTCTATAATGCGACACGAAAACTATGCAAATTCAAGCTATTTCTCCACTTTTATTGATTTGAATTTCAAACCGTTCCGCTGGTGGGATTTGCAAGGTTCGTTCTATGCCTATTATTCAGAATCCAAGCCGTATGTTGCCATCTATACCCTCAGCAAATACTCTGGTTGGGAAGCGGGCACTCAGCTCCAAAACACCTTTACCCTCAATGCTGACAAAACACTGATGGCATCGGCTTATTTCAGTTATGATTTTCCAGCAAAATCAGAAGGATTGAAGACCGCCTACTCTTCTTTTAACTTGGGAATCAAATATTTAGCCTTTAATAAAAAACTGATATTAGGGCTCAATATTGAGGATATTTTCCGCACCAACCATTACACTTATATCGAGACCACGCAAGGCATCAGGCAGTCGTTTGCTCAATATTATGACAATGCCCAGCGCATTCGTTTCTCACTAAAATATCAATTTGGGAATAATAAAATCCGCCTCAACAGCCACCGCTCTGGCAACGAAGAAGAGAAAAACCGCGCGAATTAA